The Coffea eugenioides isolate CCC68of chromosome 8, Ceug_1.0, whole genome shotgun sequence genome has a segment encoding these proteins:
- the LOC113781621 gene encoding isoleucine N-monooxygenase 1-like — MNYTSGLRVDSSLRFTSMSWIPYFSGFMALVLLVFAMDKWIMICLKNNKPRFPLPSGPKSLPFFGCIFQMLRNRPTHQWIYKVMDDMNTEIACFSIFGVHIIPVTSPELAREFFKKHDSIFSNRPVCMSAELSSEGYLTTILSPLGDQYKKMKRIIVSSVLSPTKHQWLHSKRTEEADHLVNYVYNQCKDDATGGLVDIRLATRHYFGNVIRKMIFNKRFFGKGMEDGGPGAEEVEHINALFKLLAHLYAFSLSDYMPWMKIFDFDGHRKVLTMAIACVRKHQDPEIEKRINMWESGLKNEEEDLLDVLIRLKDNNGRPLLTTEEIRAQITELMFATVDNPSNAVEWALAEMLNQPEMLQKATEEIDAVVGKDRLVQESDLARLKYVKACAKEAFRLHPYAPFNVPHVSTQDTVVGGYFIPKGSHVILSRPGLGRNPRIWEDSLKFKPERHMNHMDDARIDLNDPEFNMFSFSTGRRGCPGVLLGSTLTVMLLARLLQCFNWKIPSGLSQIDLAEGKDAGFLAKPLFAVAEPRFPQFN; from the exons ATGAATTACACATCAGGTCTTCGTGTTGATTCAAGCTTGAGATTTACCTCAATGTCATGGATCCCATATTTCTCAGGATTCATGGCTCTGGTTTTGTTGGTCTTTGCAATGGACAAATGGATAATGATTTGTCTAAAGAACAACAAACCTCGATTCCCTCTCCCTTCTGGCCCAAAATCCTTGCCTTTCTTTGGTTGCATTTTCCAAATGCTGAGAAACCGACCAACACATCAATGGATATACAAAGTCATGGATGATATGAATACCGAAATAGCTTGTTTCAGCATTTTCGGTGTTCATATCATTCCTGTCACTTCTCCTGAACTCGCTCGTGAGTTCTTCAAGAAACACGACTCAATTTTCTCGAACAGACCTGTTTGCATGTCTGCAGAACTTAGTAGTGAAGGATACTTGACGACAATCCTTTCACCTTTGGGCGATCAatacaagaaaatgaagagaataATCGTTTCCAGTGTGCTCTCACCTACTAAACACCAATGGCTTCATAGCAAGCGAACAGAGGAAGCAGATCATTTGGTTAATTATGTTTACAATCAGTGCAAGGATGACGCCACTGGTGGGCTAGTGGACATAAGATTGGCTACCCGACACTACTTTGGAAATGTGATTAGAAAGATGATTTTCAACAAGAGATTCTTCGGGAAAGGAATGGAAGATGGAGGACCAGGTGCTGAGGAAGTTGAACATATTAATGCACTCTTCAAACTGCTTGCTCACTTGTATGCATTCAGCTTATCCGATTACATGCCCTGGATGAAGATTTTTGATTTTGATGGCCATAGAAAGGTTCTTACTATGGCCATTGCATGTGTACGAAAGCACCAAGATCCTGAAATTGAGAAAAGGATTAACATGTGGGAGAGTGGCCTGAAAAATGAGGAAGAAGACCTTCTTGATGTCCTAATCAGGCTCAAAGATAACAACGGCAGACCGCTCTTAACAACTGAGGAGATCAGAGCGCAAATTACT GAACTAATGTTTGCAACAGTCGATAATCCATCAAATGCTGTGGAATGGGCATTAGCAGAGATGCTAAATCAACCTGAAATGCTTCAAAAAGCCACAGAAGAGATAGACGCCGTGGTTGGAAAGGATAGACTTGTTCAAGAATCTGACCTTGCGAGGCTGAAATATGTGAAGGCCTGCGCAAAAGAGGCCTTTCGGCTCCATCCATATGCACCCTTTAATGTTCCTCATGTATCTACACAGGACACCGTTGTTGGTGGCTACTTCATCCCGAAAGGTAGCCATGTTATCTTGAGCCGTCCAGGACTTGGCCGTAATCCTCGAATTTGGGAGGATTCGCTAAAGTTCAAGCCTGAACGCCACATGAATCACATGGATGATGCTAGAATAGATCTGAACGATCCAGAATTCAACATGTTTTCCTTCAGCACCGGAAGACGTGGATGTCCGGGAGTCCTGCTGGGTTCCACACTCACTGTAATGTTGCTGGCCAGACTTCTTCAATGCTTTAACTGGAAGATTCCATCAGGTCTTTCGCAAATTGATTTAGCAGAGGGCAAGGATGCTGGCTTCCTTGCCAAACCTCTCTTTGCAGTTGCTGAACCACGATTCCCACAGTTCAACTAG